The following are encoded together in the Streptomyces sp. NBC_01465 genome:
- a CDS encoding Lrp/AsnC family transcriptional regulator: protein MDDIDRELVALLQQDATQAYAALGKAVGLSAGAAHERVRKLRERGVIRRTTVEVDPAALGRGVLAFVMVESSAWMGDSAESFAAIEEIVEAHVIAGSASVLVKVRTATTEQLQDVLRRLYAIEGVSGTQATVSLETFFERPVSPLSGAGRRLDGSDA from the coding sequence ATGGATGACATCGACCGCGAACTCGTAGCTCTCCTCCAGCAGGACGCCACCCAGGCGTACGCCGCCCTCGGCAAGGCGGTCGGCCTCTCGGCGGGCGCCGCGCACGAGCGCGTACGGAAGCTGCGCGAACGCGGCGTCATCCGCCGCACCACGGTGGAGGTGGACCCGGCGGCGCTCGGGCGCGGGGTGCTGGCGTTCGTGATGGTCGAGTCGTCGGCCTGGATGGGGGACTCGGCGGAGTCCTTCGCCGCGATCGAGGAGATCGTGGAGGCGCATGTGATCGCGGGCAGCGCGTCGGTGCTGGTGAAGGTGCGCACCGCCACGACGGAGCAACTCCAGGACGTACTGCGGAGGTTGTACGCGATCGAGGGCGTCAGCGGCACGCAGGCAACGGTCTCCCTGGAGACCTTCTTCGAACGCCCGGTCTCACCGCTCAGCGGCGCAGGCCGCCGCCTTGACGGGTCCGACGCCTGA
- a CDS encoding SMP-30/gluconolactonase/LRE family protein, which yields MSLPPRPAIYEILDDRFRTGRCANGDQQLEKLADGCRWAEGPVYLPAWRQLIWSDIPNDRMLRWDEQTGAVSLFRSPAGHSNGNTLDLEGRLISCEQGNRRVSRTEHDGSVTVVADRFEGKRLNSPNDSTVHSDGSIWFSDPDFGITSDYEGHRAEPEIGGCNVYRVDPATGEVRIVADGFGGPNGLVFSADESQLYVSDTRAGHIRVFDVRENGTLSDGKVFTEARPGARFDNIRFDDGGRLWVAALDDGVHCYDPDGTLIGRIVMPETVSNVAFGGPKNNRLFITANSSLYSLVMAVTGAPRIRR from the coding sequence ATGTCTCTTCCTCCTCGCCCCGCGATATACGAGATCCTGGACGACCGCTTCCGTACCGGACGGTGCGCCAACGGGGACCAGCAGCTGGAGAAGCTGGCCGACGGCTGCCGCTGGGCCGAGGGGCCGGTCTACCTGCCCGCCTGGCGCCAACTGATCTGGAGCGACATCCCCAACGACCGGATGCTCAGGTGGGACGAGCAGACCGGCGCCGTCTCCCTCTTCCGATCACCGGCAGGACACAGCAACGGCAACACCCTTGATCTGGAAGGGCGGTTGATCAGCTGCGAGCAGGGCAACCGCCGCGTCTCCCGCACCGAGCACGACGGATCGGTCACCGTCGTCGCCGACCGGTTCGAGGGGAAGCGACTCAACAGCCCGAACGACTCGACCGTGCACTCCGACGGCTCGATCTGGTTCTCCGACCCGGACTTCGGCATCACCAGCGACTACGAGGGCCACCGCGCCGAGCCGGAGATCGGCGGCTGCAACGTCTACCGGGTCGACCCGGCGACCGGCGAGGTCCGGATCGTCGCGGACGGCTTCGGCGGGCCCAACGGACTCGTCTTCTCGGCGGACGAGAGCCAGTTGTACGTCTCCGACACCCGCGCCGGCCACATCCGCGTCTTCGACGTCCGCGAGAACGGCACGCTCTCGGACGGCAAGGTCTTCACGGAGGCCCGCCCCGGCGCCCGTTTCGACAACATCCGCTTCGATGACGGCGGCAGGCTGTGGGTGGCAGCGCTCGACGACGGCGTGCACTGCTACGACCCGGACGGGACCCTGATCGGCCGGATCGTGATGCCGGAGACGGTCTCGAACGTCGCCTTCGGCGGCCCCAAGAACAACCGCCTGTTCATCACGGCGAACTCCTCGCTCTACTCACTGGTGATGGCGGTGACGGGCGCGCCGAGGATCCGCCGCTGA
- a CDS encoding SgcJ/EcaC family oxidoreductase, with protein MSHTDNTHGQMHDPRIDAIKEVVATVEHAQRNELVEEFVGLFRADAIWTTATGKVLIGRDEIADFTRKVLPGAMREISASYEVVHVLFLRPDVAAVKVRQRYLTLDGAPLAVADGGGEGSPLYVMTEEDGRWLLTANQNTGVADH; from the coding sequence ATGAGCCACACGGACAACACCCACGGACAGATGCACGACCCGCGAATCGACGCGATCAAGGAGGTCGTGGCCACCGTCGAGCACGCGCAACGCAACGAACTGGTCGAGGAGTTCGTCGGCCTCTTCCGGGCCGACGCGATCTGGACGACCGCCACCGGCAAGGTACTGATCGGGCGCGACGAGATCGCCGACTTCACGCGGAAGGTGCTGCCGGGTGCGATGCGCGAGATCAGCGCCTCGTACGAGGTCGTGCACGTGCTCTTCCTCCGCCCCGACGTCGCCGCCGTGAAGGTGCGCCAGCGCTATCTGACCCTCGACGGCGCACCCCTCGCGGTCGCGGACGGCGGGGGCGAGGGCAGCCCGCTCTACGTCATGACGGAGGAGGACGGGCGGTGGCTGCTGACCGCCAACCAGAACACGGGGGTGGCCGACCACTGA
- a CDS encoding MarR family winged helix-turn-helix transcriptional regulator, translating into MERQDWTDEHVERWKPVLPDLDPEIEGAVTRMKKLSVHLRRVREQSLVDFALDRPEFDTLHKLAGRGGKAAPSDLAADLDLAPASVTGRLDALERRGFVRRTPSTKDRRRVDVELTDSGRETWLGAMDVLGHEEYRLLGVLSEAERTQLNDMLRRIMLTAEADGGAEWH; encoded by the coding sequence ATGGAGCGACAGGACTGGACCGACGAACACGTGGAGCGCTGGAAGCCCGTGCTCCCCGACCTCGACCCCGAGATCGAGGGTGCGGTGACCAGGATGAAGAAGCTCTCGGTCCATCTGCGCCGCGTACGCGAACAGTCCCTGGTCGACTTCGCCCTGGACCGCCCGGAGTTCGACACCCTCCACAAACTGGCAGGCCGCGGCGGCAAGGCGGCCCCCTCCGACCTGGCCGCCGACCTCGACCTCGCCCCGGCGTCGGTCACCGGCCGCCTGGACGCCCTGGAACGCCGAGGCTTCGTCCGCCGCACGCCGTCGACGAAGGACCGCCGCAGGGTCGACGTGGAGCTGACGGACTCGGGCCGCGAGACGTGGCTCGGCGCGATGGACGTACTGGGCCACGAGGAGTACCGCCTGTTGGGCGTCCTCTCGGAGGCGGAGCGCACGCAGCTCAACGACATGCTCCGCCGCATCATGCTGACCGCGGAGGCGGACGGCGGCGCGGAATGGCATTAG
- a CDS encoding MFS transporter, with protein MPTPPPHPLRMRSFRLLFIGRTLSMTGDAVIPVALGLAITMATDSPGALALVLACAMIPKLLLLPLGGVAGDRFNARTVALAMDVVRCATQLLVGAQLLGSNPNLAVLAVASAIGGAAGAFAMPTVSPLVRGTVEGDGLLRANALMGVASSSTRLGGPAVAALLISTAGPGWAFVLDGISFAVSAALLSVIRVKRVPIERRSVLADLKEGWQEVRSRDWYWTSLIGHSCWNGAAAVLMTLGPGLAVHELGGEWVWVWTLQTGAVGLLLGSLLAGRAKPRRPVLVANMGLALYAAPLALLAAHAPVPLIIAAYGIAQAGLGFLSPVWETAVQSAIPPHTLARVTSYDWLLSLAAMPLGYALAPLAADAWGPEVPLTFAALAVLVSCLGTAAVPGVRGLRQLEPVQKEVYSH; from the coding sequence ATGCCCACACCACCTCCGCACCCCTTGCGCATGCGCTCCTTCCGGCTGCTCTTCATCGGCCGCACCCTCTCCATGACCGGCGACGCCGTCATCCCCGTCGCGCTCGGCCTCGCGATCACTATGGCCACCGATTCGCCCGGCGCCCTCGCGCTCGTACTGGCCTGCGCGATGATCCCCAAACTCCTCCTCCTGCCGCTCGGCGGCGTCGCGGGCGACCGCTTCAACGCGCGGACCGTCGCGCTCGCCATGGACGTCGTACGGTGCGCCACCCAGCTCCTCGTCGGGGCGCAACTCCTCGGCAGCAACCCGAACCTGGCGGTGCTGGCCGTCGCATCCGCCATCGGCGGAGCGGCCGGCGCCTTCGCCATGCCGACCGTCTCGCCCCTGGTGCGCGGCACCGTCGAGGGCGACGGCCTGCTCCGCGCCAACGCCCTCATGGGCGTCGCCTCCAGCTCCACCCGCCTCGGCGGCCCCGCCGTCGCCGCACTGCTCATCAGCACCGCAGGACCCGGCTGGGCCTTCGTCCTGGACGGGATCAGTTTCGCGGTGAGCGCCGCTCTCCTGTCCGTCATCCGCGTCAAGCGCGTCCCGATCGAGCGCCGTTCCGTCCTCGCCGACCTCAAGGAGGGCTGGCAGGAGGTGCGGTCGCGGGACTGGTACTGGACCAGCCTCATCGGCCACTCCTGCTGGAACGGCGCCGCCGCCGTCCTGATGACCCTGGGCCCCGGCCTCGCCGTCCATGAACTCGGCGGCGAGTGGGTGTGGGTCTGGACCCTGCAGACCGGCGCCGTCGGCCTCCTCCTCGGCTCGCTCCTGGCCGGCCGCGCCAAGCCCCGGCGCCCCGTCCTGGTCGCCAACATGGGCCTCGCGCTGTACGCCGCCCCGCTCGCCCTGCTGGCCGCGCACGCCCCCGTACCGCTGATCATCGCCGCATACGGAATCGCCCAGGCCGGGCTCGGCTTCCTCAGCCCCGTCTGGGAGACCGCCGTCCAGTCGGCGATCCCGCCCCACACCCTGGCGCGCGTCACCTCGTACGACTGGCTGCTCTCCCTCGCCGCGATGCCCCTCGGCTACGCGCTCGCCCCGCTGGCCGCCGACGCCTGGGGCCCCGAAGTGCCGCTCACCTTCGCCGCCTTGGCGGTCCTCGTGAGCTGCCTGGGTACGGCGGCCGTTCCGGGTGTCCGCGGGCTCCGGCAACTTGAACCTGTTCAAAAGGAGGTCTACAGTCACTGA
- a CDS encoding thiol-disulfide oxidoreductase DCC family protein, with translation MGTPVKGLTVLYDAQCNLCVHLRQWLTRQRQLVPLTLLPAGSEAARKRYPGLDHRSTLTEITVIGDQGQIYRGPAAWIVCLWALADHRAKSHWLATPAGAPFVRAAMLSAAKYRDVTARPCGDQCEIPG, from the coding sequence ATGGGCACACCGGTCAAGGGACTCACCGTCCTCTACGACGCCCAGTGCAACCTCTGCGTCCACCTGCGCCAGTGGCTGACGAGGCAGCGCCAACTCGTCCCGCTGACCCTGCTCCCCGCAGGGTCGGAGGCGGCCCGCAAGCGCTACCCGGGACTCGACCACCGCAGCACGCTCACCGAGATCACGGTGATCGGTGACCAGGGCCAGATCTACCGCGGCCCCGCCGCCTGGATCGTCTGCCTCTGGGCGCTCGCCGACCACAGGGCCAAGTCGCACTGGCTGGCCACCCCCGCCGGGGCGCCCTTCGTACGGGCCGCGATGCTCTCCGCGGCCAAGTACCGGGACGTCACAGCGAGGCCCTGCGGCGACCAGTGCGAGATCCCCGGTTAG
- a CDS encoding TetR/AcrR family transcriptional regulator produces the protein MTDAKAPKSEQTRTLILETALRLFQERGYDKTTMRAIAQEAGVSTGNAYYYFSSKEHLVQGFYDRIAAEHQAAVRPVLDKETDLQARLAGVLNAWLEIAAPYHEFAAQFFKNAADPESPLSPFSPESEHAREAAIDVHREVLAGSKSKVAPELVDILPELMWLSQMGLVLYWVFDRSEGRERSHRLAERGARLTTRGVALARFRVLRPLVLEVHELFTDFLPGMAQTVSARKR, from the coding sequence GTGACTGACGCAAAGGCCCCCAAGAGCGAGCAGACCCGCACGCTCATCCTCGAGACCGCGCTCCGGCTCTTCCAGGAGCGCGGTTACGACAAGACGACCATGCGGGCCATCGCCCAGGAGGCCGGGGTCTCCACCGGCAACGCGTACTACTACTTCTCCTCCAAGGAACACCTGGTCCAGGGGTTCTACGACCGGATCGCCGCCGAGCACCAGGCGGCGGTCCGCCCCGTACTGGACAAGGAGACCGACCTCCAGGCGCGACTGGCCGGCGTACTGAACGCCTGGCTGGAGATCGCCGCCCCGTACCACGAGTTCGCCGCGCAGTTCTTCAAGAACGCCGCCGACCCCGAGAGCCCCCTCAGCCCCTTCTCCCCGGAGTCGGAGCACGCCCGCGAGGCGGCGATCGACGTCCACCGGGAGGTCCTGGCCGGCTCGAAGTCGAAGGTCGCGCCCGAACTGGTCGACATACTCCCCGAGTTGATGTGGCTCTCCCAGATGGGCCTGGTCCTCTACTGGGTCTTCGACCGCTCCGAGGGCCGCGAACGCAGCCACCGCCTGGCGGAGCGCGGCGCCCGCCTGACCACCCGGGGCGTGGCCCTGGCCCGCTTCCGCGTGCTGCGCCCACTGGTGCTCGAAGTCCACGAGCTCTTCACGGACTTCCTCCCGGGCATGGCGCAGACGGTGAGCGCACGGAAGCGGTAG
- a CDS encoding DUF4132 domain-containing protein, protein MSRLARELLKIATTNGNHWGGDGVSVLATVRALPEEARLRLANELIRISEPYDTESGAGADTLTLVGILARDLPVDLLSVERLRRLEEYGRMHSAWSTGELTALVATELAVGRVVPGPVVATMRRSVAQAYYPDPELNDLLSALPDPVVNPGEAWADRVLVELGERDDSWGAVVRHAVAATAARPTAKWERTARTLIEAEGMDGDALRSAVESWLGLVGRPRTWLFDTTGYSTSPNEEFDPYNANVLRGLTWLLALLPAHPGSARALGLLVETSLRKTPGIGPRSPKVANAGVVALSRMDGDAALAELARLASRVTYKGTLKLISTALDVRSAALGMSREEVEELAVPAYGLTEVGGSTHQLGECAAELTVVGSRVQIAWRNASGKQVKAVPAAVRGEHAEELKELKAAVKDIDKMLSAQVERLDRQFLARRTWTYGAWRARYLDHPLVGTLARRLLWSVDGTAVGFADGELRTVDDAPVTEGSSVELWHPVGRAPKEVVAWREWLERHRITQPFKQAHREVYLLTDAERTTRTYSNRFAAHVLRQHQFNSLAAVRGWHNKLRLCVDDHFPPATRALEAWGLRAEFWIDGVEEGDGHPALTDSGSYLWLRTDQVRFYTADTPTNSAHAGSGEYRRGWHQEPVEGVPLEEIPPLVLSEILRDVDLFVGVASVGNDPTWQDGGPGGRFRAYWNSYGFGELGQSAETRRELLAGLIPRLAIADRCTLEGRFLEVKGELHTYKIHLGSGNILMSPHDQYLCIVPKGVTPADPGYLPFEGDRTLAVILSKAMMLAKDKEITDRTILSQL, encoded by the coding sequence ATGAGCAGGCTCGCCCGTGAGCTGCTGAAGATCGCGACCACGAACGGCAACCACTGGGGCGGCGACGGCGTGTCCGTCCTCGCGACCGTGCGCGCCCTCCCCGAGGAGGCGCGTCTGCGGCTGGCCAACGAGCTGATACGCATCAGCGAGCCGTACGACACCGAATCCGGCGCCGGGGCCGACACGCTGACCCTGGTGGGGATCCTCGCCAGGGACTTGCCCGTTGACCTCCTCTCCGTCGAGCGGCTGCGACGGCTGGAAGAGTACGGGCGGATGCACTCCGCCTGGTCCACGGGTGAGCTGACCGCGCTGGTCGCGACCGAACTCGCCGTGGGGCGTGTGGTGCCGGGACCCGTCGTCGCGACGATGCGGCGCTCCGTCGCCCAGGCCTACTACCCGGACCCGGAGCTCAACGATCTGCTCTCCGCCCTGCCCGATCCGGTGGTGAACCCGGGCGAGGCATGGGCGGACCGGGTGCTTGTCGAGCTCGGCGAGCGTGATGACTCCTGGGGCGCGGTCGTCCGTCACGCGGTCGCCGCCACCGCCGCCAGACCGACAGCCAAGTGGGAGAGGACGGCCCGGACGCTGATCGAGGCGGAGGGTATGGACGGCGACGCGCTGCGGTCGGCGGTCGAGAGCTGGCTGGGCCTGGTGGGTCGCCCTCGTACCTGGCTCTTCGACACCACAGGCTATTCCACCTCGCCCAACGAGGAGTTCGACCCGTACAACGCCAACGTCCTGCGCGGACTGACCTGGTTGCTGGCCCTCCTGCCCGCACATCCGGGCTCCGCCAGAGCACTGGGCCTGCTCGTGGAGACCTCCCTGCGCAAGACCCCTGGCATCGGACCGCGCAGCCCGAAGGTCGCCAACGCCGGTGTCGTCGCGCTGTCCCGGATGGACGGGGACGCTGCCCTGGCCGAGCTGGCGCGGCTCGCTTCCCGGGTGACGTACAAGGGGACCCTCAAGCTGATCAGTACGGCGCTGGATGTGCGGTCGGCGGCGCTGGGGATGAGTCGTGAGGAGGTCGAGGAGCTGGCCGTGCCGGCCTACGGGCTCACGGAGGTCGGTGGGTCGACTCATCAACTGGGGGAGTGTGCCGCCGAGTTGACGGTTGTCGGCAGCAGGGTCCAGATCGCCTGGCGCAATGCCTCCGGCAAGCAGGTCAAGGCTGTGCCCGCCGCTGTCCGGGGCGAGCACGCCGAGGAGCTGAAGGAGCTCAAGGCCGCCGTCAAGGACATCGACAAGATGCTGTCCGCCCAGGTCGAGCGGCTGGACCGGCAGTTCCTGGCCCGGCGGACCTGGACGTACGGCGCCTGGCGTGCGCGCTATCTCGACCATCCGCTCGTCGGGACGCTCGCCCGGCGGCTGCTGTGGTCGGTCGACGGTACGGCTGTCGGCTTCGCGGACGGGGAGCTGCGTACGGTCGACGACGCGCCCGTGACCGAGGGGTCCTCCGTCGAGCTGTGGCACCCCGTCGGGCGCGCACCCAAGGAGGTCGTCGCCTGGCGGGAGTGGCTGGAGCGGCATCGCATCACCCAGCCGTTCAAGCAGGCCCATCGCGAGGTGTATCTGCTCACCGACGCCGAGCGCACGACGCGGACCTACTCCAACCGGTTCGCCGCGCACGTCCTGCGCCAGCACCAGTTCAACTCCCTCGCTGCTGTACGCGGCTGGCACAACAAGCTGCGGCTCTGCGTGGACGACCACTTCCCGCCCGCGACGCGCGCCCTGGAAGCATGGGGGCTGCGTGCTGAGTTCTGGATCGACGGCGTCGAGGAGGGCGACGGGCATCCGGCGCTGACCGATTCCGGCAGCTACCTCTGGCTGAGGACCGACCAGGTCCGCTTCTATACGGCCGATACGCCCACCAACTCCGCCCATGCGGGCAGTGGGGAGTACCGGCGGGGCTGGCACCAGGAGCCGGTGGAAGGCGTGCCGCTGGAGGAGATCCCGCCCCTGGTGCTCAGCGAGATCCTGCGCGACGTCGACCTGTTCGTGGGGGTGGCGAGCGTCGGCAATGACCCCACCTGGCAGGACGGCGGCCCCGGCGGCCGTTTCCGTGCCTACTGGAACTCCTACGGCTTCGGTGAGCTGGGCCAGAGCGCCGAGACCCGGCGCGAGCTGCTCGCCGGGTTGATACCCCGGCTCGCGATCGCCGACCGCTGCACGCTCGAAGGGCGGTTCCTGGAGGTCAAGGGCGAGCTCCACACGTACAAGATCCATCTGGGCTCGGGGAACATCCTGATGAGCCCGCACGACCAGTACCTGTGCATCGTCCCCAAGGGGGTCACGCCGGCCGATCCCGGCTATCTCCCCTTCGAGGGCGACCGCACGCTCGCCGTCATCCTCAGCAAGGCGATGATGCTCGCCAAGGACAAGGAGATCACCGACCGGACGATCCTCAGCCAGCTCTAG
- a CDS encoding MMPL family transporter, with protein MARWCYRHRLVVLLLWVGALVGLGAGGTALGANYSNVFSLPDTDSTRAYDLMNKAFPQASGDTDTVVWRTTSGTVSDATVRSRIDPALKSIAGMEGVGQVSAPVASADGRTAYAQITFAERADSVPKDLVQDVVDTAHDAAGAGLKVELGGQAITRIQESPQGLSEGVGILAAAVVLFLAFGAFFSMLLPITIAIFGVGMGAMSTTLLSHATDIPEFAPLLGSLIGLGVGIDYALFIVTRHRKGILRGQNPEESAVTALNTSGRAVLFAGGTVVIALAGMLVMRLSFLNGVVIATSVTVIISVLAATTLLPALFGLLGPRVLSRRQRRRLAADGPLKGDAQGAAARWSGYVQKRPRSVALLALVVMGILAIPVFSLRLGASDQGNQPQSTTTRQAYDMLAEGFGPGFNGPLLVVSPQASTGDLAQRIKATEGVAQVSAAPPSHGVSVIQVVPTTSPQSKETADLIDRIRDDVIPASHVPAHVGGVTATFKDFAAVTGSRLPYFVATIIGLGFLLLLVAFRSLVVPLMAAIMNLVAAAASFGVLVAIFQWGWGANLLDAKAGPITAFLPVIMLSLLFGLSMDYQVFLVSRMHEEWVHTRDNARAVRIGLAETSRVINCAALIMICVFSAFVLSGDVEGAMAGIGLAAAVALDAFILRTALVPAAMHLLGRSNWWLPAGLEKRLPHLAVEPHEDPTPTKEETPVQVIHGFVRTPEGDPVAEAVLTLLSPGGRQLDRVTTLADGSYILAVPSPGPYLLAATTGLYEPLARHVHVGDEPLVHDLVLSGAAVQ; from the coding sequence TTGGCAAGGTGGTGCTACCGGCACCGGCTGGTGGTCCTGTTGCTCTGGGTGGGGGCGCTGGTCGGACTGGGCGCGGGGGGCACGGCCCTGGGCGCCAATTACTCGAACGTCTTCAGCCTGCCCGACACGGACTCCACGCGGGCGTACGACCTGATGAACAAGGCGTTCCCGCAGGCGTCCGGCGACACGGACACGGTGGTCTGGCGTACGACGTCGGGCACGGTGTCCGACGCGACGGTACGGAGCAGGATCGATCCCGCACTGAAGTCCATCGCGGGCATGGAGGGCGTCGGCCAGGTGAGCGCGCCCGTGGCCAGCGCGGACGGGCGTACGGCGTATGCGCAGATCACCTTCGCCGAGCGCGCCGACTCCGTACCGAAGGACCTGGTCCAGGACGTCGTCGACACCGCGCACGACGCGGCGGGCGCCGGGCTGAAGGTGGAGCTCGGCGGGCAGGCGATCACCCGGATCCAGGAGTCGCCGCAGGGACTGTCGGAGGGCGTGGGGATCCTCGCGGCCGCGGTCGTGCTCTTCCTCGCGTTCGGCGCGTTCTTCTCGATGCTGCTGCCGATCACGATCGCGATCTTCGGCGTGGGCATGGGCGCGATGTCGACGACGCTCCTCAGCCATGCCACCGACATCCCCGAATTCGCCCCGCTGCTCGGCTCGTTGATCGGTCTGGGCGTCGGGATCGACTACGCGCTCTTCATCGTCACCCGCCACCGCAAGGGCATCCTGCGCGGCCAGAACCCGGAGGAGTCGGCGGTCACGGCCCTCAACACCTCGGGCCGGGCGGTGCTGTTCGCGGGCGGCACGGTGGTCATCGCGCTGGCCGGCATGCTGGTGATGCGCCTGTCGTTCCTCAACGGGGTCGTCATCGCGACGTCGGTGACGGTGATCATCTCGGTCCTGGCCGCGACGACGCTGCTGCCCGCGCTCTTCGGACTGCTGGGCCCGCGCGTCCTGAGCCGCAGGCAGCGCAGGCGGCTGGCGGCCGACGGACCGCTGAAGGGGGACGCGCAGGGGGCGGCGGCGCGCTGGTCGGGTTACGTACAGAAGCGCCCGCGCTCCGTGGCGCTGCTGGCCCTGGTGGTCATGGGGATCCTCGCGATCCCCGTCTTCTCGCTCCGCCTCGGCGCCTCCGACCAGGGCAACCAGCCCCAGTCGACGACGACCCGCCAGGCGTACGACATGCTCGCCGAGGGCTTCGGCCCCGGCTTCAACGGCCCGCTCCTGGTGGTCTCCCCGCAGGCCTCCACGGGCGACCTCGCCCAGCGGATCAAGGCGACCGAGGGCGTGGCGCAGGTGTCGGCGGCCCCGCCGTCGCACGGTGTCTCGGTGATCCAGGTGGTCCCGACGACCTCACCCCAGTCGAAGGAGACGGCCGATCTGATCGACCGGATCCGCGACGACGTGATCCCCGCGTCGCACGTCCCCGCCCATGTGGGCGGTGTGACGGCCACGTTCAAGGACTTCGCGGCGGTGACGGGCTCACGCCTGCCGTACTTCGTGGCCACGATCATCGGCCTGGGCTTCCTGCTCCTCCTGGTCGCCTTCCGCTCCCTGGTGGTGCCGCTCATGGCGGCGATCATGAACCTGGTGGCGGCGGCCGCGTCCTTCGGAGTGCTGGTCGCGATCTTCCAATGGGGCTGGGGAGCGAACCTCCTCGACGCGAAGGCCGGACCCATCACGGCCTTCCTCCCCGTCATCATGCTCTCGCTCCTCTTCGGCCTCTCGATGGACTACCAGGTCTTCCTGGTGAGCCGGATGCACGAGGAATGGGTGCACACCCGCGACAACGCCCGCGCGGTCCGCATCGGCCTCGCCGAGACGAGCCGCGTCATCAACTGCGCGGCCCTGATCATGATCTGCGTCTTCAGCGCGTTCGTGCTCAGCGGCGACGTGGAGGGTGCGATGGCGGGCATCGGCCTGGCGGCGGCGGTGGCACTGGACGCCTTCATCCTCCGTACGGCCCTGGTGCCGGCGGCGATGCACCTGCTCGGCCGCTCCAACTGGTGGCTCCCGGCAGGCCTGGAGAAGCGCCTGCCGCACCTGGCGGTCGAACCCCACGAAGACCCCACCCCCACGAAGGAGGAGACTCCGGTGCAGGTCATACACGGTTTCGTACGGACCCCCGAGGGCGACCCGGTCGCCGAGGCGGTACTGACCCTGCTCTCCCCGGGCGGCCGCCAACTGGACCGCGTCACCACCCTCGCGGACGGCTCGTACATCCTGGCCGTACCGTCCCCGGGCCCCTACCTCCTCGCGGCGACGACAGGCCTGTACGAACCGCTGGCCCGCCATGTCCATGTGGGGGACGAGCCGTTGGTGCACGACCTGGTGCTCAGCGGCGCAGCTGTGCAGTGA
- a CDS encoding response regulator transcription factor — MSQSPATAPATVLIVEDEPSIADVLTIALRYHRFEVVTAGSVHEAAALLRELRPDAALLDVMLPDGDGRLLGRELRELHPETAIVFLTARDAPADIVGGLALGDDYITKPFNIDEVVARVRAVLRRTKPADVLPARPPLRHGDLELDESTYTVRRAGGAVELTPTEYALLRFLVRNAGTVVTKDQLLRHVWRYEHAAESTVVETYISYLRRKLDPLGPPLITTRRGVGYGLAYCDFPGDNPRTPGRTSGPSR; from the coding sequence ATGAGCCAATCCCCGGCGACCGCCCCGGCGACCGTGCTGATCGTGGAGGACGAGCCGAGCATCGCGGACGTCCTCACCATCGCCTTGCGCTACCACCGCTTCGAGGTGGTCACCGCGGGCTCCGTCCACGAAGCGGCCGCCCTGCTGCGCGAGCTGCGCCCCGACGCGGCGCTCCTCGACGTCATGCTCCCGGACGGCGACGGGCGGCTCCTCGGCCGGGAGTTGAGGGAGCTGCACCCGGAGACGGCGATCGTCTTCCTCACCGCCCGCGACGCCCCCGCAGACATCGTCGGCGGCCTCGCGCTCGGCGACGACTACATCACCAAGCCGTTCAACATCGACGAGGTGGTCGCCCGCGTGAGGGCCGTCCTGCGCCGTACGAAACCGGCGGACGTCCTGCCCGCGCGCCCGCCCCTGCGCCACGGCGACCTGGAGCTCGACGAGTCGACGTACACGGTGCGCAGGGCGGGCGGGGCGGTGGAGCTCACTCCCACCGAGTACGCGCTGCTGCGCTTCCTCGTGCGCAACGCGGGCACGGTCGTCACCAAGGACCAGCTCCTGCGCCACGTCTGGCGCTACGAACACGCCGCGGAGTCGACCGTCGTCGAGACCTACATCAGCTATCTGCGCCGCAAACTCGACCCGCTCGGGCCGCCCCTCATCACCACCCGGCGCGGCGTCGGATACGGACTGGCATACTGCGATTTCCCGGGGGACAACCCCCGGACCCCCGGCCGGACAAGCGGGCCGTCGCGGTGA